From one Brachypodium distachyon strain Bd21 chromosome 4, Brachypodium_distachyon_v3.0, whole genome shotgun sequence genomic stretch:
- the LOC100835662 gene encoding zinc-finger homeodomain protein 1, whose translation MDFDDHDDADEEMAPMPVSSSYETPPPLGGGAEIAPNKPPGEPGIGGRADAKAPAGVRYRECLKNHAVGIGGHAVDGCGEFIAAGEEGTIDALRCAACTCHRNFHRRESPNEFPAGEGVQGASPLFSPAAYGAMVPHHQFSPYYRTPAGYLHHHHQHHMAMAAAAAGHPPRPLALPSTSHSRDDADELSGGMAVGPMSAVGPLSSMSLGGAGPSGYGSGGSGSGKKRFRTKFTQEQKDRMLAFAERVGWRIQKHDEAAVQQFCDEVGVKRHVLKVWMHNNKHTLGKKPSI comes from the coding sequence ATGGACTTCGACGACCatgacgacgccgacgaggagATGGCGCCGATGCCCGTGAGCTCGAGCTACGAGACTCCACCACcactcggcggcggcgccgagatTGCGCCCAACAAGCCTCCCGGCGAGCCCGGAATCGGGGGGCGTGCCGATGCCAAGGCGCCGGCCGGCGTCAGGTACCGCGAGTGCCTCAAGAACCACGCGGTCGGCATCGGGGGGCACGCCGTGGACGGCTGCGGCGAGTTCATCGCCGCGGGCGAGGAAGGCACAATCGATGCGCTCCGCTGCGCCGCGTGCACCTGCCACCGCAACTTCCACAGGAGGGAGTCGCCGAACGAGTTCCCGGCAGGCGAGGGCGTGCAGGGCGCCTCGCCATTGTTCTCCCCGGCCGCCTACGGGGCCATGGTGCCGCACCACCAGTTCTCCCCTTACTACCGGACGCCCGCGGGCTAcctgcaccaccaccatcagcaccacatggccatggccgccgcggccgcaggGCACCCTCCGCGGCCGCTGGCGCTCCCGTCGACCTCCCACAGCcgcgacgacgccgacgagctgTCCGGCGGGATGGCGGTGGGGCCCATGTCCGCGGTGGGCCCACTGAGCAGCATGTCcctgggcggcgccggcccgtCCGGCTACGGGTCCGGCGGGTCCGGGTCCGGCAAGAAGCGGTTCCGCACCAAGTTCACCCAGGAGCAGAAGGACAGGATGCTGGCGTTCGCGGAGCGCGTCGGGTGGCGCATCCAGAAGCACGACGAGGCGGCCGTGCAGCAGTTCTGCGACGAGGTCGGCGTCAAGCGCCACGTCCTCAAGGTGTGGATGCACAACAACAAGCACACGCTCGGCAAGAAGCCCAGCATTTGA
- the LOC100829140 gene encoding GLABRA2 expression modulator, whose product MQAPAGRTWSPMATEANPYAMPAPAQKSTKETVKNALSLWGRKVGEATRKAEDLSRNTWQHLRTAPSITEAAVGRIAQGTKVLAEGGHDKIFRQAFSAPPDEQLRKSYACYLSTSAGPVMGVMYLSTARVAFCSDNPLSYEASGGDRTEWSYYKVAIPLHRLRAAIPSASKLKPAEKFIQLVSVENHEFWLMGFVNYGSAVMHLQEVLSGFHNLQA is encoded by the exons ATGCAGGCGCCTGCCGGGAGGACGTGGTCGCCGATGGCAACGGAGGCCAACCCCTACGcgatgccggcgccggcgcagaaGA GCACCAAGGAGACGGTGAAGAACGCGCTGTCGCTGTGGGGGCGGAAGGTCGGcgaggcgaccaggaaggcCGAGGACCTGTCACGCAACACATGGCAGCACC TTCGGACAGCGCCGAGCAtcacggaggcggcggtggggaggATAGCGCAGGGGACCAAGGTCCTGGCGGAAGGCGGCCACGACAAGATCTTCCGGCAGGCCTTCAGCGCGCCGCCGGACGAGCAGCTCCGAAAGTCGTACGCGTGCTACCTGTCCACGTCCGCCGGCCCGGTCATGGGGGTCATGTACCTCTCCACGGCCAGGGTTGCCTTCTGCAGCGACAACCCGCTCTCCTACGAGGCCTCCGGCGGCGACAGGACAGAATGGAGCTATTACAAG GTGGCGATTCCTCTGCACCGGCTGAGGGCCGCGATCCCGTCGGCCAGCAAGCTGAAGCCCGCGGAGAAGTTCATCCAGCTCGTTTCGGTGGAGAACCACGAGTTCTGGCTGATGGGGTTCGTCAACTACGGCAGCGCGGTCATGCACTTGCAAGAAGTTCTCAGCGGCTTCCACAATTTGCAGGCGTGA
- the LOC100828838 gene encoding cyclin-D4-1: MAPSYEMAASILLCAEDSSSILGFGEEEEAAAVKAASWSPYSGDVFAADLPLPSEECVARWVETEAEHMPREDYAQRLRAGGVDLLVRTDAIDWIWKVHTYYSFGPVTACLALNYLDRFLSLYQLPEGKTWMTQLLAVACLSVAAKMEETSVPQSLDLQVGDAQYVFEAMTIQRMELLVLSTLKWRMQAVTPFSYIDYFLHELNGGNAPSRSAVRRSAELILRISRGTDCLEFRPSEIAAAAAATVAGEDCTVDIDMARCCTYVDKERVLRCHEAIQAMDLMPVAPKTARRGRASSVSSAPRSPTGVLDAACLSCRSDGTTTAASSPASSAFDSSPVCSKRRKISR; the protein is encoded by the exons atggctCCGAGCTACGAGATGGCAGCCTCCATCTTGCTCTGCGCCGaggacagcagcagcatcctcggcttcggcgaggaggaagaggcggcggccgtgaaGGCAGCCAGTTGGTCGCCGTACTCCGGCGATGTTTTCGCGGCGGATCTCCCCTTGCCGTCCGAGGAATGCGTGGCCCGTTGGGTGGAGACGGAGGCGGAGCACATGCCCAGGGAGGACTACGCCCAGAGGCTGCGCGCTGGGGGCGTGGATCTTCTTGTCCGGACGGATGCCATTGACTGGATTTGGAAG GTCCACACGTACTACAGTTTCGGCCCTGTTACTGCCTGCTTGGCCCTCAACTACTTGGACCGCTTCCTCTCGCTCTACCAGCTTCCC GAAGGCAAGACTTGGATGACGCAGCTGCTTGCAGTGGCGTGCTTGTCTGTAGCGGCCAAGATGGAGGAAACTTCAGTGCCTCAATCTCTTGACCTCCAG GTCGGGGACGCACAGTACGTGTTCGAAGCCATGACGATCCAGAGGATGGAGCTCCTGGTCCTGAGCACGCTCAAATGGCGGATGCAGGCCGTCACCCCTTTCTCCTACATCGACTACTTCCTCCACGAGCTCAACGGCGGCAATGCGCCTTCGAGAAGCGCCGTTCGGCGGTCTGCGGAACTCATCCTGCGCATATCCAGAG GAACGGACTGCTTAGAATTCAGGCCATCGGAgatcgccgcggcggccgccgccaccgtggcTGGGGAAGACTGCACTGTAGACATCGACATGGCTCGCTGCTGCACCTACGTAGACAAG GAGCGGGTGCTGCGCTGCCACGAAGCGATTCAGGCCATGGACCTGATGCCGGTAGCACCTAAAACCGCAAGACGGGGCAGAGCCTCCTCCGTCTCGTCTGCCCCACGGAGCCCTACTGGGGTGTTGGACGCTGCCTGCCTTAGCTGCAGAAGTGATGGTACAACCACTGCTGCATCGTCGCCTGCAAGCTCTGCTTTCGACAGCTCCCCTGTTTgcagcaagaggaggaagattAGCAGATGA